A genomic segment from Vagococcus zengguangii encodes:
- a CDS encoding Sau3AI family type II restriction endonuclease: MKKLPYDESNPLSIENYSKKLIGKSFSDVLEDEIVNQEELLELKKYYNNPRSKGGLGNLIEKYFFYYEPNSNPEPDFPKAGVELKVTPYEALKNNKFKAGERLVIGMIPNNEPVEADFNNSHVLDKLKLVLLVLYLREKGIERLNFKINYSKLFSILGEECKNDLEIIKSDYKIITDKIMEGKAHELSESDTMYLGACTKGATASSSLKPQYYNAEIPAKRRAFSLKQGYMTYILNKYIFEDVDTYEPLTNHDLDKESFEKMVIGKFSKYQGWGESQLRSEFQLESSNSLNLFSRLSFSILGVKSNNVEEFIKSDTIVKTIRVEANGKIRESMSFPAIKFKEFAKEEWEESEIYQYFSEKRFLFVVYRHDGTEYKLDKAMFWNMPMTDLEDIGKEEWLANQKVVKEGVELIPKGNRVLNNLPKAKDTKIFHLRPHASKSVYEINGQVFGNGTLHRDSDELPNGDRMVKQCFWLNNKYLERIINS, encoded by the coding sequence TTGAAAAAATTACCTTATGATGAAAGTAATCCACTATCAATCGAAAACTATTCTAAAAAATTAATCGGCAAAAGTTTTTCTGATGTGTTAGAAGACGAAATAGTTAATCAAGAAGAATTATTAGAATTAAAGAAATACTATAACAATCCTCGTTCAAAAGGGGGATTAGGTAATTTAATTGAAAAATATTTTTTCTATTATGAGCCTAATAGTAATCCTGAACCTGACTTTCCAAAAGCAGGGGTAGAGTTAAAAGTAACCCCTTATGAAGCGTTAAAAAATAATAAGTTTAAGGCGGGGGAACGTTTGGTTATCGGCATGATACCTAATAATGAGCCTGTTGAAGCAGATTTTAATAATTCTCATGTCTTAGATAAGCTAAAATTAGTGCTATTGGTTTTATATTTAAGAGAGAAAGGCATCGAAAGATTAAACTTTAAAATTAATTATTCCAAATTATTTTCTATCTTAGGGGAAGAGTGTAAAAACGATTTAGAAATAATTAAATCTGATTATAAAATAATCACTGATAAAATCATGGAAGGTAAAGCTCATGAGTTATCAGAGTCAGATACGATGTATTTGGGAGCTTGTACCAAAGGGGCGACTGCTAGTTCAAGTTTGAAGCCACAATACTATAATGCAGAAATTCCAGCAAAAAGACGTGCTTTTTCATTAAAGCAAGGATATATGACTTATATTTTAAATAAGTATATTTTTGAAGATGTGGACACCTATGAACCGTTGACGAATCATGATTTAGATAAAGAATCTTTTGAAAAAATGGTTATCGGTAAATTTAGTAAGTATCAAGGTTGGGGAGAATCTCAACTTAGAAGTGAATTTCAGTTAGAAAGTAGTAATAGTTTAAATTTATTTAGTAGGTTATCTTTCTCTATTTTAGGTGTGAAATCTAATAATGTAGAAGAATTTATCAAATCAGATACGATTGTCAAAACTATTAGAGTGGAAGCCAATGGAAAAATCAGAGAGAGTATGTCGTTTCCTGCAATTAAATTTAAAGAGTTTGCTAAAGAAGAGTGGGAAGAGTCTGAAATATATCAATACTTTAGTGAGAAAAGATTCTTATTCGTTGTGTATCGACATGACGGTACAGAATACAAATTAGATAAAGCAATGTTTTGGAATATGCCTATGACCGACTTAGAAGATATAGGAAAAGAAGAATGGTTAGCTAACCAAAAAGTAGTCAAAGAAGGGGTAGAGCTTATACCAAAAGGGAATAGAGTTCTAAATAATTTACCAAAAGCAAAAGATACTAAAATTTTCCATTTACGTCCACATGCTAGCAAATCTGTATATGAAATAAATGGACAAGTTTTTGGTAATGGTACTCTTCATAGGGATTCAGATGAATTACCAAATGGAGATAGAATGGTGAAACAATGTTTTTGGTTAAATAATAAGTATCTTGAAAGAATTATTAACAGTTAA
- a CDS encoding DNA cytosine methyltransferase, producing MTKEFKILELFAGVGGFRIGLENSNPELYQTKWANQWEPSRKSQDAFEVYNYRFPNSQNINKNIEEITDEEFKQMDADIIVGGFPCQDYSVARSKKHEMGIEGKKGVLFWQIIRAISQIKPKYLILENVDRLLKSPSKQRGRDFAVMLAAFNQLDYSVEWRVINAADYGRSQRRRRVFFFVYRNDTNFAKQMDEKYETDLMDTLFDEHAYDDYIFQEGLFARQFPIKQLPVKNRQASYELSEDIVEVSDSFTGQVWNTGIMRHGRYFTIDTEPTGDEKPITLGKIIQSENEVDEKHYLTDPQKIEKFEYLRGPKKIERTSAEGFTYTFSEGGMSPYDDLELPGRTMLTSEGSVNRSTHLLKINGRYRLLTPIEAERLQDFPDNWTKYKKTPTNEIVEVSDRMRMFFMGNALVTEIVKRIGDELNIIENS from the coding sequence ATGACAAAAGAATTTAAAATTTTAGAGCTATTCGCAGGTGTAGGTGGTTTTCGTATCGGGTTAGAAAATTCAAATCCAGAATTATACCAAACTAAATGGGCGAACCAATGGGAGCCTTCAAGAAAATCACAAGATGCTTTTGAGGTATATAATTATCGCTTTCCTAATAGCCAAAATATAAATAAAAATATTGAAGAAATAACTGATGAAGAATTTAAACAAATGGATGCCGATATCATTGTTGGTGGTTTTCCATGTCAAGATTATTCAGTCGCTCGCAGTAAAAAACATGAAATGGGTATTGAAGGTAAAAAAGGCGTTCTTTTTTGGCAAATTATTCGTGCCATTAGTCAAATTAAACCTAAATACTTAATACTAGAAAACGTTGACCGTTTATTAAAATCACCTTCAAAACAACGTGGTCGTGACTTTGCGGTTATGTTAGCTGCTTTTAACCAACTAGACTATTCAGTAGAATGGCGAGTTATCAATGCGGCTGATTACGGTCGTAGCCAACGTAGACGTCGCGTATTTTTCTTTGTTTATCGAAACGATACTAACTTTGCAAAACAAATGGATGAAAAATATGAAACTGATTTAATGGATACTTTGTTTGATGAACATGCTTATGATGACTATATTTTCCAAGAAGGCTTATTTGCTAGACAATTTCCAATCAAACAACTTCCAGTTAAAAACAGACAAGCTTCTTACGAACTATCAGAAGATATTGTAGAAGTTTCTGATTCCTTTACTGGTCAAGTATGGAATACAGGTATCATGCGTCATGGTCGCTATTTTACTATTGATACTGAACCTACTGGTGATGAAAAACCAATCACACTAGGAAAAATTATTCAGTCTGAAAACGAAGTAGATGAAAAACATTATTTAACAGACCCTCAAAAAATTGAAAAATTTGAATACTTACGAGGACCTAAAAAAATCGAACGTACTTCTGCTGAAGGATTCACCTATACATTCTCAGAAGGTGGCATGTCGCCTTATGATGATTTAGAATTACCTGGACGCACGATGTTAACCTCTGAAGGCTCTGTCAATCGGTCAACTCACTTATTAAAAATTAATGGACGTTATCGTCTTCTAACACCAATTGAAGCTGAAAGACTGCAAGATTTTCCTGATAATTGGACTAAATACAAAAAAACTCCTACCAATGAAATAGTAGAAGTTTCTGATCGTATGAGAATGTTCTTTATGGGAAATGCATTAGTTACTGAGATTGTAAAAAGAATTGGTGATGAATTGAATATAATTGAAAATAGCTAA
- a CDS encoding recombinase family protein, whose product MAKIGYARVSSKDQQLDRQISALEDVSKLFSDKLSGQSIERPQLKAMLDYIREGDIVVVTELDRLGRNNEDLTNIMNQIQQKGATLEVLNLPTLSGIEDDNLRRLINNLMIEIYKYQAESERQKIKERQREGIEIAKAKGKYKGGQRKFKDDDPRLQLGFELYLSGCTDKEVEEKTGINRRTFRRYRERMGVNKI is encoded by the coding sequence ATGGCGAAAATTGGATATGCGAGAGTTAGTAGTAAAGATCAGCAGTTAGATAGACAAATCAGTGCGTTAGAGGACGTTTCTAAGCTCTTTTCAGATAAATTAAGTGGACAATCCATCGAACGACCGCAATTAAAAGCGATGTTAGACTACATTCGTGAAGGTGATATAGTGGTTGTAACGGAATTGGACCGATTAGGAAGAAATAATGAGGATTTAACTAATATCATGAATCAAATTCAGCAAAAAGGCGCAACGCTTGAAGTTTTAAATTTACCGACTCTATCAGGAATAGAAGATGATAATTTAAGACGATTGATTAATAATTTGATGATTGAAATTTATAAGTATCAGGCGGAATCCGAGCGACAAAAAATTAAGGAACGACAACGTGAAGGAATTGAAATTGCAAAGGCAAAAGGAAAGTATAAAGGTGGTCAACGTAAATTTAAGGATGATGATCCGCGATTGCAGCTGGGGTTTGAGTTGTATTTGAGTGGTTGTACAGATAAAGAAGTGGAAGAGAAGACAGGGATAAATAGAAGGACGTTTAGGAGATATCGGGAGAGAATGGGGGTTAATAAAATATAG